In Methanomassiliicoccales archaeon, the genomic window GTTCCAATGCCGGTTCCGGTGAGAGCATTCCCACCTCGGACGTCCAAAACAGATACCTAAACAATGGTTACAAGCTGACCAAGGTCGGCGTTACAGGAGTGAAGAAACCGGTCACGGTAAG contains:
- a CDS encoding GTP cyclohydrolase I FolE2, with amino-acid sequence MRSNAGSGESIPTSDVQNRYLNNGYKLTKVGVTGVKKPVTV